A region of Leclercia adecarboxylata DNA encodes the following proteins:
- a CDS encoding phospholipase D family protein, translating to MISTGFVATALVASLSLCAGSAVHASESIQVGFSPEGSARALVINAINSAQSRIDMMAYTFSSADIVQALVSAEKRGVRVRAVIDYRRNQNRTSKKAVVWALANGVNIREDNHYHIQHDKMMIVDGETLETGSFNFAASAEFENSENVLIIKGNPQLLARYQAHFNSRWLIAKK from the coding sequence ATGATATCAACAGGTTTCGTTGCGACCGCCCTGGTCGCATCCCTTAGCCTTTGCGCCGGGTCTGCCGTTCATGCCTCTGAATCAATTCAGGTGGGTTTTAGTCCTGAAGGATCGGCCAGAGCCTTAGTTATTAACGCCATCAATTCTGCCCAATCGAGGATAGATATGATGGCGTATACCTTCAGCAGCGCCGACATCGTGCAGGCGCTGGTGAGTGCTGAAAAGAGAGGCGTCAGGGTGAGGGCAGTGATTGACTACCGGCGCAACCAGAACAGGACCAGTAAAAAAGCGGTGGTTTGGGCCCTGGCTAACGGGGTCAATATCAGGGAAGACAATCACTACCACATCCAGCACGACAAGATGATGATCGTTGACGGAGAAACGCTTGAAACAGGATCGTTTAATTTTGCAGCATCGGCGGAGTTTGAAAACTCAGAAAACGTGCTGATCATCAAAGGCAACCCGCAGCTTCTCGCCCGGTATCAGGCCCATTTCAATAGCCGCTGGCTTATCGCTAAAAAGTAG
- a CDS encoding CS1-pili formation C-terminal domain-containing protein, whose product MDKSEYFKGPVFLGLTLAAVYAFPAGSTAPIRVNKYVIPAAFASALQQGMMIPVFIRYAGETTVVNSKQKIADALLSVKDNDFVIDQVTLSDLPDRTELASELKTIISELQDARFNEGNTLHLTDDATLTLDTRSFYMELTVSKEAMDAAIIPRTNLLGPSSSSLLSNILNYTIGSYLSQYDSNDNASSYITLDNSTSLREHHVNLNGSVNGVGTGKNSAELYRAMYERDFEGIRVAGGMVDTWNLQSIASMSALNSSRIYGVSIGNKSSTRIEDNTLTLIPITVFLPAAGEVHVIREGKLLSIQQFSMGSYEVDTSKLPFGIYNVDIIVIVNGKEISSRTSQINKTFARESSVTGNLDWQMFSGMLEYKKMDYRNHQNISHGKKNTWIVSAALGTTLPVLSGINVKSTVYGFDNNGVNENEFNINFNNSLSLNQQTLLATDSSWQSITSLNLSLPGGYGNLWASRQFSHVGDNLPIYKGDYFTVGASANLNNFVPWLGSISVSRSYDKYNNNKYINVDYSQTLFSNRLATISMRAGIQRYYYKDNDNVSDKYINLDFNLPLSSWLSTGVSSENGNMMANASLRKNFDNSAITQVGTSLSKRIQDGDNSNSYRSDDFAINSYVSYETKYNAGTISATHSSDNNTNYTLNSQGSIAWTKESLNLGKGTERSGIVINTNFAEEGRMTAQINGKNYPLTGKSNYISLPSYAEYKVELMNDKNSVDSVDIVRGRRSNVVLYPGNVSVITPEVKQLVTVFGRIRKPGGAIFANTNIHNHIGKTQTNEQGEFAMDVDKRYPVITLVDKRGGVCEADLDLQKARGAVWLGDIQCLPQTQAASTSGEQSNV is encoded by the coding sequence ATGGATAAGTCGGAATATTTCAAAGGACCTGTTTTTTTAGGGTTAACTTTAGCCGCCGTCTATGCTTTTCCTGCGGGTTCAACTGCACCTATCCGGGTCAATAAATATGTGATACCCGCAGCCTTCGCCAGTGCACTACAGCAGGGAATGATGATCCCAGTTTTTATTCGCTACGCGGGTGAAACGACTGTCGTAAACAGTAAACAGAAAATCGCAGACGCCCTGCTTTCAGTGAAAGATAATGATTTTGTCATTGATCAGGTTACGCTCAGCGATCTTCCTGACAGAACGGAACTGGCGTCTGAGCTTAAGACGATCATCAGCGAATTACAGGATGCGCGGTTCAACGAAGGTAATACGCTTCATCTGACTGATGACGCAACTCTTACGCTGGACACCCGTTCTTTTTATATGGAACTGACGGTCAGTAAAGAGGCTATGGATGCTGCAATTATTCCGCGTACCAATTTGTTGGGTCCGTCATCATCAAGCCTGCTTTCGAATATTCTTAACTACACAATTGGCAGTTATCTCAGCCAGTATGATAGCAATGACAATGCCAGCAGTTATATCACGCTGGATAACTCTACGTCTTTACGTGAACACCATGTAAATCTTAATGGTTCTGTTAACGGCGTTGGTACAGGGAAAAACAGCGCCGAATTATATCGTGCTATGTATGAGCGTGATTTCGAAGGCATACGTGTTGCTGGCGGAATGGTTGATACATGGAATCTACAGTCTATTGCCAGCATGAGTGCCCTCAACTCCAGTCGTATCTATGGAGTAAGTATAGGAAATAAAAGTAGCACCCGAATTGAAGATAACACCCTGACGTTAATCCCTATTACCGTTTTCTTGCCTGCTGCAGGCGAGGTTCACGTTATCCGTGAAGGAAAACTACTCAGCATCCAGCAGTTCTCAATGGGAAGTTATGAAGTTGACACTTCTAAACTGCCTTTTGGTATCTATAACGTAGATATTATTGTAATCGTCAACGGAAAAGAGATCAGTTCCCGGACCTCACAAATTAATAAAACTTTTGCCCGAGAATCCAGCGTTACGGGAAACCTCGACTGGCAGATGTTCTCCGGGATGCTTGAGTACAAAAAAATGGATTACCGTAACCACCAAAACATCAGCCACGGTAAAAAAAACACCTGGATAGTCAGTGCCGCGCTTGGCACTACACTCCCTGTGCTGTCTGGTATTAACGTAAAATCGACAGTGTATGGTTTTGACAATAATGGGGTGAATGAAAATGAGTTCAATATTAATTTCAATAATAGCCTCAGCTTAAATCAGCAAACACTGCTTGCCACCGACAGCAGTTGGCAAAGCATTACATCCTTAAATTTGTCTCTTCCAGGGGGATACGGAAATCTTTGGGCCTCTCGCCAGTTCAGCCATGTAGGTGACAATTTACCTATATATAAAGGGGATTACTTCACCGTGGGTGCCAGCGCCAATCTTAACAATTTTGTTCCGTGGCTGGGCAGTATCAGCGTTAGTCGTTCCTATGATAAATACAATAATAACAAATACATCAACGTCGATTACAGCCAGACGCTTTTCTCTAACCGCCTGGCAACAATATCTATGCGTGCGGGCATCCAGCGCTACTATTATAAAGATAACGATAATGTCAGCGATAAATATATCAATCTCGATTTCAACTTGCCGCTGTCATCATGGCTAAGTACTGGGGTTTCCAGTGAGAATGGCAATATGATGGCGAATGCATCATTGCGCAAAAATTTTGATAACAGTGCTATTACTCAGGTCGGTACATCCTTGTCGAAGCGTATTCAGGACGGAGATAATAGCAACAGCTATCGTTCTGATGATTTTGCCATCAATAGCTATGTTTCTTACGAAACTAAATATAATGCTGGAACGATTTCTGCAACCCATTCATCAGATAACAATACCAACTACACCCTCAATTCTCAGGGTAGCATTGCGTGGACGAAAGAGAGTTTAAACCTCGGTAAAGGAACAGAGCGCTCTGGTATTGTCATTAATACTAACTTCGCTGAAGAAGGGCGTATGACGGCACAAATCAACGGCAAGAATTACCCACTCACGGGTAAAAGTAATTACATCAGTCTTCCTTCTTATGCTGAATATAAAGTTGAGTTGATGAATGATAAAAACTCTGTAGACAGCGTCGATATCGTGCGTGGTCGCCGCAGCAACGTCGTCCTCTATCCAGGCAATGTCAGTGTGATTACCCCAGAAGTGAAGCAACTGGTTACCGTATTTGGTCGGATCAGAAAACCGGGTGGCGCCATATTTGCCAATACGAATATCCATAATCATATCGGTAAAACACAAACTAATGAACAGGGAGAGTTCGCGATGGATGTTGACAAACGGTACCCGGTGATCACGCTGGTCGATAAGCGAGGAGGCGTTTGTGAGGCCGACCTCGATCTGCAGAAAGCCCGTGGCGCCGTGTGGTTGGGGGATATTCAGTGCCTTCCACAGACCCAGGCAGCATCGACATCAGGAGAGCAATCGAATGTCTAA
- the rsuA gene encoding 16S rRNA pseudouridine(516) synthase RsuA, with the protein MRLDKFIAQQLGVSRAIAGRLIRASHVTVDGDIVRDSAFKLQPDQQVEYEGNALIQQTGPRYFMLNKPEGYVCSTDDPDHPTVLYFLDEPVAHKLHAAGRLDIDTTGLVLMTDDGQWSHRITSPRHHCEKTYLVTLENPVSDSTAEQFAHGVQLHNEKDLTKPAVLEVITPTEVRLTISEGRYHQVKRMFAAVGNHVVGLHRERIGDITLDPDLEPGEYRPLTEEEIASVGLSSR; encoded by the coding sequence ATGCGACTTGATAAGTTTATCGCTCAGCAACTCGGCGTAAGCCGCGCTATTGCCGGGCGTCTGATCCGCGCCAGCCACGTCACCGTGGATGGCGATATTGTGCGAGACAGCGCGTTCAAACTCCAGCCTGACCAACAGGTAGAATATGAAGGCAATGCGCTGATCCAGCAGACTGGCCCGCGTTACTTCATGTTGAACAAACCGGAAGGATATGTCTGCTCCACCGACGATCCCGATCATCCTACCGTGCTCTATTTCCTTGATGAGCCCGTCGCGCACAAACTGCATGCCGCCGGACGTCTGGATATCGATACCACCGGCCTGGTGCTGATGACCGACGACGGCCAGTGGTCGCACCGCATCACCTCCCCGCGTCACCACTGTGAGAAGACCTATCTGGTGACCCTGGAAAACCCGGTGAGCGACAGCACGGCAGAACAATTCGCCCACGGCGTGCAGCTGCATAATGAAAAAGATCTGACCAAACCCGCCGTGCTGGAAGTCATCACCCCAACCGAAGTGCGTCTGACCATCAGCGAAGGGCGCTATCATCAGGTTAAACGCATGTTTGCCGCCGTGGGAAATCACGTTGTCGGGCTGCATCGCGAACGGATCGGGGATATCACTCTCGACCCGGACCTTGAGCCGGGTGAATACCGCCCGTTGACGGAAGAAGAAATTGCCAGCGTTGGCCTCTCTTCACGCTAA
- the rplY gene encoding 50S ribosomal protein L25, translating into MFTINAEVRKEQGKGASRRLRAANKFPAIIYGGEAAPVAIELDHDKLWNMQDKAEFYSEVLTIVIDGKEEKVKAQAVQRHAYKPKLSHIDFVRA; encoded by the coding sequence ATGTTCACTATCAATGCAGAAGTACGTAAAGAGCAGGGTAAGGGTGCGAGCCGCCGCCTGCGTGCAGCTAACAAATTCCCGGCCATCATCTATGGCGGCGAAGCTGCTCCTGTCGCAATCGAACTGGACCACGACAAACTGTGGAACATGCAGGACAAAGCTGAGTTCTACAGCGAAGTTCTGACTATCGTTATCGACGGTAAAGAAGAGAAAGTTAAAGCTCAGGCAGTACAACGTCACGCTTACAAGCCAAAACTGTCTCACATCGACTTCGTTCGCGCGTAA
- a CDS encoding DEAD/DEAH box helicase, translating into MTFTLRPYQQEAVDATLAHFRQHKEPAAIVLPTGAGKSLVIAELARLARGRVLVLAHVKELVAQNHAKYLALGLEADIFAAGLQRKESHGKVVFGSVQSVARNLDKFQSEFSLLIVDECHRISDDDDSQYQQILSHLRSVNPQIRLLGLTATPFRLGKGWIYRFHYHGMVRGNENALFRDCIYELPLRYMIKHGYLTPPERLDMPVVQYDFSRLQVQSNGLFSEADLNRELKKQDRITPHIISQIMEFAATRKGVMIFAATVEHAREITGLLPASDARLITGETPGSERDQLIEAFKAQQFRYLVNVSVLTTGFDAPHVDLIAILRPTESVSLYQQIVGRGLRLAPGKTDCLILDYAGNPHDLYAPEVGAPKGKSDNVPVQVFCPACGFANTFWGKTTSDGTLIEHFGRRCQGWFEDDEGHREQCDYRFRFKNCPQCNAENDIAARRCRTCDAVLVDPDDMLKAALKLKDALVLRCSGMELAQGADEKGEWLKITYYDEDGADVSERFRLQTPAQRTAFEQLFIRPHTRTPGVPLRWATAGDILHQQPLLRHPDFVVARKKGQFWQVREKVFDYEGRFRRANELRG; encoded by the coding sequence ATGACCTTTACACTTCGCCCCTACCAGCAGGAAGCCGTGGACGCCACCCTCGCCCACTTTCGTCAGCATAAAGAACCGGCGGCCATTGTGCTGCCCACCGGCGCAGGCAAAAGCCTGGTGATCGCCGAACTGGCGCGCCTGGCCCGTGGCCGCGTGCTGGTGCTGGCGCACGTCAAAGAGCTGGTGGCGCAAAACCATGCCAAGTATCTGGCCCTGGGTCTGGAGGCCGATATATTTGCCGCCGGGTTACAGCGTAAAGAGAGCCACGGCAAGGTGGTGTTCGGCAGCGTGCAGTCGGTGGCGCGCAACCTCGACAAATTTCAGAGTGAGTTCTCCCTGCTGATTGTGGACGAGTGTCATCGCATCAGCGATGACGACGACAGCCAGTATCAGCAGATCCTGAGCCATCTCAGGAGCGTCAATCCGCAGATCCGTCTGCTGGGGCTCACCGCCACGCCGTTCCGCCTCGGTAAAGGCTGGATATACCGTTTTCATTATCACGGCATGGTGCGCGGGAATGAAAACGCGCTGTTCCGGGACTGCATTTACGAGCTGCCGCTGCGCTACATGATTAAACATGGCTACCTGACGCCGCCGGAACGGCTGGACATGCCGGTGGTGCAGTATGATTTCAGCCGCCTGCAGGTGCAGAGTAACGGCCTGTTCAGCGAGGCCGACCTTAACCGCGAGCTGAAAAAGCAGGATCGTATTACCCCGCATATCATCAGCCAGATTATGGAGTTTGCCGCCACGCGCAAAGGGGTAATGATTTTTGCCGCCACCGTGGAGCACGCCAGGGAGATAACCGGCCTGCTGCCCGCCAGCGATGCGCGGCTGATCACCGGTGAAACGCCGGGCAGCGAGCGTGACCAGCTGATTGAAGCCTTTAAGGCGCAGCAGTTCCGCTATCTGGTCAATGTGTCAGTGCTTACTACCGGCTTTGATGCCCCGCACGTGGACCTGATAGCCATTCTGCGCCCGACCGAGTCCGTCAGCCTTTATCAGCAGATTGTGGGACGCGGCCTGCGCCTGGCCCCCGGAAAAACCGACTGTCTGATCCTGGATTACGCCGGTAACCCGCACGACCTTTATGCTCCGGAAGTGGGCGCGCCAAAAGGCAAAAGCGACAACGTACCGGTGCAGGTGTTTTGTCCCGCCTGCGGGTTTGCCAATACCTTCTGGGGTAAAACCACCTCTGACGGCACGTTAATCGAACACTTTGGCCGCCGCTGCCAGGGCTGGTTTGAAGATGACGAGGGCCATCGCGAACAGTGCGACTATCGCTTCCGCTTTAAAAACTGCCCGCAGTGCAATGCCGAGAACGATATCGCCGCCCGTCGATGCCGCACCTGCGATGCGGTGCTGGTCGATCCCGACGATATGCTGAAAGCGGCCCTGAAGCTGAAGGACGCGCTGGTGCTGCGCTGTAGCGGTATGGAGCTGGCGCAGGGTGCCGATGAGAAAGGCGAGTGGCTGAAAATAACCTATTACGATGAAGACGGCGCCGATGTAAGTGAGCGCTTCCGTCTGCAGACGCCCGCCCAGCGTACCGCCTTTGAACAGCTGTTTATCCGCCCGCATACCCGCACGCCCGGCGTGCCGCTGCGCTGGGCTACCGCCGGGGATATCCTTCATCAACAGCCGTTACTGCGCCACCCGGATTTTGTGGTGGCGCGGAAAAAAGGCCAGTTCTGGCAGGTACGTGAAAAGGTGTTTGATTATGAGGGCCGCTTCCGCCGCGCCAATGAATTGCGGGGATAA
- a CDS encoding YejL family protein, which produces MPQLSRYSDEQVEQMLSELLNVLEKHKAPTDLSLMVLGNMVTNLINTSVAPAQRQAIAKSFAQALQSSVNDDQAH; this is translated from the coding sequence ATGCCACAACTCTCCCGCTATAGTGATGAACAAGTTGAACAAATGCTCAGTGAGCTGCTCAACGTACTGGAAAAACATAAGGCGCCGACCGACCTTTCCCTGATGGTGCTGGGAAATATGGTGACTAACCTTATCAATACCAGCGTTGCGCCGGCCCAGCGCCAGGCGATCGCGAAATCCTTCGCCCAGGCCTTACAGTCTTCGGTCAACGACGACCAGGCGCACTAA
- the yejM gene encoding LPS biosynthesis-modulating metalloenzyme YejM: MVTNRQRYREKVSQMVSWGHWFALFNILLAMVLGSRYLFVADWPTTLAGRVYSWISVIGHFSFLVFATYLLILFPLTFIVMSQRLMRFVSAILATAGMTLLLIDSEVFTRFHLHLNPVVWELVINPDQNETARDWQLMFISVPIILLIEMLFATWSWQKLRSLTRRRRYAKPVAALFFVAFIGSHFMYIWADANFYRPITMQRANLPLSYPMTARRFLEKHGLLDAQEYQRRLIEQGDPEAVSVQYPLSDLRYRDMGQGQNVLLITVDGLNYSRFEKQMPTLAEFADKNINFTQHMSSGNSNDAGIFGLFYGISPGYMDGVLSSRIPAALITGLNQQGYQLGLFSSDGFNSPLYRQALLSDFSLPTTKSQSDEQTAGQWINWLNRYAQDDNRWFSWIALNGTTLDNSNQKAFNRHYAQAAGNVDNQIARVLDALRESGKLDNTVVVITAGHGVPLGDEGNGVDWARPRLHVPLVIHWPGTPSQRINMLTDHKDVMTTLMQRLLHVSTPANEYSQGQDLFSATRRHNWVTAASNNTLAVTTPNLTLVLSSNGNYKTYNPQGEKLDDQTPQLSLLLQVLTDEKRFIAN; the protein is encoded by the coding sequence ATGGTGACGAATCGTCAGCGCTACCGTGAAAAAGTCTCCCAGATGGTTAGCTGGGGACACTGGTTTGCCCTGTTTAACATTCTGCTGGCCATGGTGCTTGGCAGTCGTTATCTGTTTGTCGCCGACTGGCCGACGACGCTTGCTGGACGCGTTTACTCCTGGATAAGCGTCATTGGCCATTTCAGCTTTCTGGTATTTGCCACCTATCTGCTGATCCTCTTCCCGCTGACGTTTATCGTCATGTCGCAGCGGCTGATGCGGTTTGTCTCCGCCATCCTCGCCACCGCAGGCATGACGCTGCTGCTGATCGACAGCGAGGTCTTTACCCGCTTCCACCTGCATCTTAATCCCGTCGTCTGGGAACTGGTGATCAATCCCGACCAGAACGAAACGGCGCGTGACTGGCAGCTGATGTTTATCAGCGTGCCCATAATCCTGCTGATTGAGATGCTGTTTGCCACCTGGAGCTGGCAAAAACTGCGCAGCCTGACGCGCCGCCGTCGCTACGCTAAACCGGTCGCCGCCCTGTTTTTCGTGGCCTTTATCGGCTCGCATTTCATGTATATCTGGGCGGACGCCAACTTCTACCGGCCGATCACCATGCAACGCGCAAACCTGCCGCTCTCCTATCCGATGACCGCCCGTCGCTTCCTCGAGAAACACGGCCTGCTGGATGCTCAGGAGTATCAGCGCCGCCTGATCGAACAAGGCGATCCTGAGGCCGTATCGGTGCAGTATCCACTGAGCGATCTGCGCTACCGTGACATGGGGCAGGGGCAGAACGTCCTGCTTATCACCGTCGATGGTCTTAACTATTCGCGCTTCGAAAAGCAAATGCCGACGCTGGCAGAGTTCGCCGATAAGAACATCAACTTTACCCAGCACATGAGCTCGGGTAACTCCAACGATGCCGGTATCTTTGGCCTGTTCTACGGCATTTCGCCGGGCTATATGGACGGCGTGCTGTCGTCGCGTATCCCTGCGGCGCTGATCACCGGGCTGAACCAGCAGGGCTACCAGCTGGGCCTCTTCTCCTCAGACGGCTTTAACAGCCCGCTGTACCGCCAGGCGCTGCTGTCTGATTTCTCTTTGCCAACAACGAAGAGCCAGTCCGACGAACAGACTGCCGGACAGTGGATCAACTGGCTTAACCGATATGCCCAGGACGATAACCGCTGGTTCTCCTGGATTGCCCTGAACGGCACAACGCTTGATAACAGCAACCAGAAAGCCTTCAACCGCCACTACGCCCAGGCCGCAGGCAATGTGGATAACCAGATTGCCCGGGTGCTGGACGCGCTGCGCGAATCCGGCAAGCTGGATAACACAGTAGTGGTGATCACCGCCGGACACGGCGTGCCGCTGGGTGATGAGGGTAATGGTGTCGACTGGGCGCGCCCTCGCCTGCACGTTCCTCTGGTGATCCACTGGCCTGGCACGCCATCGCAGCGCATTAACATGCTGACCGATCATAAGGATGTGATGACCACCCTGATGCAGCGTCTGCTCCACGTCAGCACGCCTGCCAATGAGTATTCTCAGGGTCAGGATCTGTTCAGCGCAACGCGTCGTCATAACTGGGTTACTGCCGCCAGCAATAATACGCTGGCCGTCACGACGCCAAACCTGACGCTGGTGCTGAGCAGCAACGGTAATTACAAAACCTATAACCCGCAGGGTGAGAAACTTGACGACCAGACGCCGCAGCTAAGCCTGCTGTTACAGGTGCTGACGGATGAGAAACGGTTCATCGCTAACTGA
- the ecpA gene encoding common pilus major fimbrillin subunit EcpA has product MKKLTLVGCVAALVCSNAMADVTATATATWDASATKDTTSALVVTPLKSLSFQYAEGIKAFNTQNGAFDITVKGQSGATDFALTSQIVTNTLTRTTDSSTLDVGVKWNGAALSKTAAVTMIDTANNVSAGLDALAVSTAYAGANRTSTQGNFTFGIDSATSDGSTAAQFEDLNDGYWSGDVKVQFNAVWTVASAA; this is encoded by the coding sequence GTGAAAAAATTAACACTGGTTGGTTGCGTAGCTGCTCTTGTTTGTTCTAACGCAATGGCGGATGTTACTGCTACCGCAACGGCTACCTGGGATGCAAGTGCAACTAAAGATACAACCAGCGCTCTGGTGGTCACCCCTCTGAAATCGCTGTCTTTCCAGTACGCCGAAGGCATCAAAGCGTTTAACACTCAGAACGGTGCTTTTGACATCACTGTAAAAGGCCAGTCTGGTGCGACCGACTTCGCACTGACTTCCCAGATTGTTACCAATACTCTGACCCGTACCACTGACTCTTCCACTCTGGACGTGGGCGTGAAATGGAATGGTGCCGCGCTGAGCAAAACCGCAGCGGTAACCATGATCGATACCGCTAACAACGTATCTGCAGGTCTGGATGCTCTGGCAGTCAGCACTGCTTACGCAGGTGCCAACCGTACTTCTACTCAGGGTAACTTCACTTTCGGTATCGACTCTGCTACCTCTGACGGTTCTACCGCAGCTCAGTTCGAAGACCTGAACGATGGTTACTGGAGCGGTGACGTGAAGGTTCAGTTCAACGCTGTATGGACTGTTGCCTCCGCTGCGTAA
- the yejK gene encoding nucleoid-associated protein YejK: protein MSLDINQIALHQLIKRDEQTLELVLRDSLLEPTPTVVDMMAELHRVYSAKNKAYGLFSEESELAQALRLQRQGEEEFLAFSRAATGRLRDELAKYPFADGGIVLFCHYRYLAVEYLLVAVLNNLSSMRVNEQLDISSTHYLDINHADIVARIDLTEWETNPESTRYLTFLKGRVGRKVADFFMDFLGASEGLNAKAQNKGLLQAVDDFTAEAELDKAERQNVRQQVYAYCNEQLQAGEEIELESLSKELSGVSEVSFQEFTAEKGYELEESFPADRSTLRQLTKFAGSGGGLTINFDAMLLGERIFWDPATDTLTIKGTPPNLRDQLQRRTSGGK, encoded by the coding sequence ATGAGTCTGGATATCAACCAGATTGCCCTGCACCAGCTTATCAAGCGTGATGAGCAAACCCTTGAGCTGGTGCTGCGCGATTCGTTACTGGAACCGACGCCTACCGTTGTTGACATGATGGCAGAGCTGCACCGCGTTTACAGTGCCAAAAACAAAGCCTACGGCCTGTTCAGTGAAGAGAGCGAGCTGGCGCAGGCGCTGCGCCTGCAGCGTCAGGGCGAAGAAGAGTTCCTCGCGTTCAGCCGCGCGGCAACCGGCCGCCTGCGTGATGAGCTGGCAAAATACCCCTTTGCCGATGGCGGGATCGTTCTGTTCTGCCACTATCGTTACCTGGCGGTCGAATACCTGCTGGTGGCGGTGCTGAATAACTTAAGCAGCATGCGCGTCAATGAGCAGCTGGATATCAGCTCGACCCACTATCTGGACATCAACCATGCGGATATCGTGGCGCGTATCGACCTGACCGAGTGGGAAACCAACCCGGAATCCACCCGCTATCTCACCTTCCTGAAAGGCCGGGTAGGGCGCAAAGTTGCCGATTTCTTTATGGATTTCCTCGGTGCCAGCGAAGGCCTGAATGCCAAAGCACAGAATAAAGGCCTGCTGCAGGCGGTGGATGACTTCACCGCAGAAGCCGAGCTGGATAAAGCTGAACGCCAGAACGTGCGTCAGCAGGTGTATGCTTACTGCAACGAGCAACTGCAGGCAGGCGAAGAGATCGAGCTGGAGTCGCTCTCCAAAGAGCTTTCCGGCGTCAGCGAAGTGAGCTTCCAGGAGTTTACAGCAGAGAAGGGTTACGAGCTGGAAGAGAGCTTCCCGGCGGATCGCAGTACGCTGCGTCAGCTGACCAAATTTGCCGGTAGCGGCGGCGGGTTAACCATTAATTTCGATGCCATGCTGCTCGGCGAGCGCATTTTCTGGGATCCGGCGACCGACACGCTGACCATTAAAGGCACCCCGCCAAACCTGCGCGACCAGCTTCAGCGCCGCACCTCCGGCGGCAAATAA